Proteins from a genomic interval of Crassostrea angulata isolate pt1a10 chromosome 7, ASM2561291v2, whole genome shotgun sequence:
- the LOC128155530 gene encoding barH-like 2 homeobox protein gives MEELNKSVNIEKNEEEARFSSEERLACSDRLEDEEVSVTTTVHTDKDTIKNNSSTPESEALTLPVPNRAKSSFFITDILSSDKTRVSLPRGDNVLCSDENPHHRLDMYSRVGHSPFNAESFDELVKRKYGIKRSYDETDLVSEPASPVSQSERDNLDEEDSASSSCSKHKKPRKARTAFTDHQLNCLEKSFERQKYLSVQDRMELAAKLNLTDTQVKTWYQNRRTKWKRQTAVGLELLAEAGNYTAFQRMMQSSSYWSPYHQQTARILSSIDPYYFRPSSTSLPSAQNPLLTRMFGLQPSLGNLPS, from the exons atggaggaattaaataaaagtgttaatattgaaaagaatgaagaagaAGCGAGATTTTCATCAGAAGAAAGACTAGCATGTAGTGATAGATTAGAAGACGAAGAAGTGTCCGTAACAACAACGGTGCATACTGACAAAGACACAATTAAAAACAACAGCAGTACCCCGGAAAGTGAAGCACTGACATTGCCAGTGCCCAATCGAGCAaagtcttctttttttattactgACATTCTTTCCTCCGATAAGACAAGAGTGTCTTTACCGAGGGGGGACAATGTGTTGTGCAGCGATGAAAACCCACATCATAGACTTGACATGTACTCGCGCGTCGGCCACTCGCCATTTAATGCAGAGTCCTTTGATGAACTTGTCAAGCGAAAATATGGTATCAAAAGATCGTATGATGAAACAGATCTAGTGTCAGAGCCCGCATCCCCCGTGTCTCAAAGCGAAC gtgataatttggatgaagaagacaGCGCATCTTCCAGCTGCTCCAAGCACAAAAAACCTAGAAAAGCACGAACGGCCTTTACAGACCATCAGCTGAATTGTCTGGAAAAGAGCTTTGAGCGACAGAAATATCTAAGTGTGCAGGACAGAATGGAACTAGCAGCAAAACTAAACCTGACAGACACACAGGTTAAGACTTGGTACCAGAACAGGAG AACAAAATGGAAACGACAAACAGCAGTTGGATTGGAACTTCTTGCAGAAGCCGGAAATTATACTGCTTTTCAGCGGATGATGCAATCTAGCTCATATTGGTCACCGTATCACCAACAAACCGCAAGGATTCTATCAAGCATTGATCCATATTACTTCCGTCCATCCAGTACGTCACTTCCGTCTGCGCAGAATCCACTTCTTACAAGAATGTTCGGCCTGCAGCCATCGCTTGGAAATCTTCCGTCTTAG